In Salinisphaera sp. LB1, one genomic interval encodes:
- a CDS encoding peptidoglycan DD-metalloendopeptidase family protein, with amino-acid sequence MAGCSISRAMRPDSYTVQRGDTLSEIGQRYHIDWHKLARWNHIGPPYRLDVGQHLTLKPYPRLDYAHMSSVRNTPSNRSSAAPSSQSNGHVQPLKTPGAPTVTRNSVSTASNHSSGASKRAQSNAGGAAHGASRQSHTQSPEQRSIDSASSSAATRHTKVKAGGPSADGWQWPASGPLLRAYDPSARRRGIEIGGKVGAPIHAASSGTVVYNGSGLKGYGKLIIIKHDKHYLSAYGFVDKSFVKQGQTVAAGAHIANMGLGPGNKPMLHFEVRKDGDPIDPQKVLPDR; translated from the coding sequence GTTGTCCGAGATCGGACAGCGTTACCACATCGACTGGCACAAGCTGGCGCGCTGGAATCATATCGGGCCGCCGTATCGCCTCGACGTGGGGCAGCATCTGACGCTCAAGCCCTATCCGCGGCTCGACTACGCGCATATGTCGAGTGTGCGCAATACGCCGTCGAATCGATCGTCTGCGGCGCCGTCGAGCCAGTCCAATGGCCACGTCCAGCCGCTTAAAACGCCCGGCGCGCCCACGGTTACCCGCAATTCGGTGTCCACTGCGTCGAATCATTCGTCCGGCGCGAGCAAGCGGGCGCAGTCGAATGCCGGCGGCGCTGCGCACGGCGCGTCCCGGCAGTCGCATACGCAATCGCCGGAACAGCGCTCGATCGACAGCGCGAGCTCATCGGCCGCGACCCGGCATACGAAGGTCAAGGCCGGGGGCCCGAGTGCAGACGGCTGGCAATGGCCGGCCAGCGGCCCGTTGTTGCGGGCCTACGACCCGTCGGCGCGGCGACGCGGCATCGAAATCGGCGGCAAGGTCGGGGCGCCGATCCATGCCGCCTCCAGTGGCACCGTGGTCTACAACGGCTCGGGATTGAAGGGCTACGGCAAACTGATCATCATCAAGCACGACAAGCATTATCTGTCGGCCTATGGCTTCGTCGACAAGAGCTTCGTCAAGCAGGGCCAGACCGTCGCCGCGGGGGCGCATATCGCGAACATGGGGCTGGGCCCCGGCAACAAGCCGATGTTGCACTTCGAGGTTCGCAAGGATGGCGATCCGATCGATCCGCAGAAGGTCTTGCCCGATCGCTGA
- a CDS encoding homoserine dehydrogenase, whose amino-acid sequence MEPVKVGVLGLGTVGAGVVNLLARNGDEITRRAGREIRVTRAAVQNLERARECDTAGIDMGTEARAIVEDPNIDVVLELIGGDSLAYDLVMAAIANGKHVVTANKHLIALHGNEIFAAADAAGVVVSFEAAVAGGIPIIKAIRESLAANRIEWLAGIINGTGNFILSQMKFEGMSFEQALAEAQKLGFAEADPTFDVDGIDAAHKLAILGSIAFGIPLSFDRIVTDGIRGIGADDIEYAEELGYRVKHLGIAQRQATGVAMRVHPTLVPERALLANVEGEKNAIMVYGDAVGPTAYYGAGAGAGPTASSVVADLIDTARMMSVDPSGRVPHLAFQPDQITEEPILESPDFICGHYFRVQVADRTGVMAEITRLLAELEIGIEAILQKDPPTAEDDARVIIITKPAREGTLTEALDHIRALPTTRDGVVHYRVAEFED is encoded by the coding sequence ATGGAACCGGTCAAGGTCGGCGTACTCGGCCTCGGCACCGTGGGTGCCGGTGTGGTCAATCTGCTCGCGCGCAACGGCGACGAGATCACGCGGCGTGCCGGTCGAGAGATTCGTGTGACCCGGGCGGCGGTGCAGAACCTCGAGCGCGCGCGTGAATGCGATACCGCAGGCATCGATATGGGCACCGAGGCCCGCGCCATCGTCGAGGATCCGAATATCGACGTGGTGCTGGAGCTGATCGGCGGCGACAGTCTGGCCTACGATCTGGTCATGGCCGCGATCGCCAACGGCAAGCACGTGGTCACCGCCAACAAGCACCTGATCGCGCTGCACGGCAACGAGATCTTCGCCGCGGCCGACGCGGCCGGCGTGGTGGTGTCGTTCGAAGCGGCGGTGGCCGGCGGCATTCCGATCATCAAGGCAATCCGCGAATCGCTGGCCGCCAACCGCATCGAATGGTTGGCCGGGATCATCAACGGCACCGGCAACTTCATCCTCAGCCAGATGAAGTTCGAAGGCATGAGCTTCGAGCAGGCGCTGGCCGAGGCGCAGAAGCTCGGCTTCGCCGAGGCCGATCCGACCTTCGACGTCGATGGCATCGACGCCGCGCACAAGCTCGCTATTCTCGGCAGCATCGCCTTCGGCATCCCGTTGTCGTTCGACCGCATCGTCACCGACGGCATCCGCGGCATCGGCGCCGACGATATCGAGTACGCCGAGGAACTGGGCTACCGGGTCAAGCACCTGGGCATCGCCCAGCGCCAGGCGACCGGGGTGGCGATGCGCGTGCATCCGACACTCGTGCCCGAGCGTGCGCTGCTGGCCAATGTCGAGGGCGAGAAGAACGCGATCATGGTTTACGGCGACGCCGTGGGCCCGACCGCCTACTACGGCGCCGGCGCCGGCGCCGGGCCGACGGCTTCGTCGGTGGTGGCCGACCTGATCGATACCGCGCGCATGATGAGTGTCGACCCGAGCGGACGCGTGCCGCATCTGGCCTTCCAGCCGGACCAGATTACCGAAGAGCCGATCCTGGAGTCGCCCGATTTCATCTGCGGGCATTATTTCCGTGTGCAGGTGGCCGACCGGACCGGCGTGATGGCGGAGATCACCCGCCTGCTGGCCGAGCTCGAAATCGGCATCGAGGCCATTCTGCAGAAGGATCCGCCGACCGCCGAGGATGACGCACGCGTGATCATCATCACCAAGCCGGCCCGCGAGGGCACGCTAACCGAGGCGCTGGATCATATCCGCGCGCTGCCGACCACGCGTGACGGCGTGGTGCATTATCGCGTGGCCGAATTCGAGGACTGA
- the alaC gene encoding alanine transaminase, translating into MSDASSKSNFVRINRLPPYVFAIINELKQAARARGEDIIDFGMGNPDRPTPPHIVEKLTEAVQRPDTHRYSVSRGVLRLRQAISAWYKRRYDVDIDPESEAIVTMGSKEGLAHLMLAILEHGDQVLVPNPAYPIHPYGAVIAGADVRHVRMMPDTDFFAELERAIKESWPRPKMMLLNFPSNPTTQCVELEFFERMVAMAREYDLWIVQDLAYADLTFDGYEAPSILQVPGAKDVAVECFTLSKSYNMPGWRVGFMCGNQELIAALARMKSYLDYGMFTPVQVAAIAALNGPQDCVTEIRDLYEKRRNILCDGLNEIGWPVERPKATMFVWARIPEAYQHMGSLDFTKKLLAEAHVAVSPGVGFGEYGDTHVRFGLIENDQRTRQALRNIKRMFRRDGVESA; encoded by the coding sequence ATGTCCGACGCTTCATCGAAATCCAACTTCGTACGCATCAATCGCCTACCGCCGTACGTGTTCGCGATTATCAACGAACTGAAGCAGGCCGCCCGAGCGCGCGGCGAGGACATCATCGACTTCGGCATGGGCAATCCCGATCGGCCCACGCCGCCGCATATCGTGGAGAAACTCACCGAAGCCGTGCAGCGCCCGGATACGCATCGCTATTCGGTCTCGCGCGGCGTGCTGCGCCTCAGACAGGCGATCTCGGCGTGGTACAAGCGGCGCTATGACGTCGACATCGATCCGGAGAGCGAAGCCATCGTCACCATGGGCTCGAAGGAAGGGCTGGCCCATCTGATGCTCGCCATCCTGGAACACGGCGATCAGGTGCTGGTGCCCAATCCGGCCTATCCGATTCACCCCTATGGCGCGGTGATCGCGGGCGCCGATGTGCGCCACGTGCGCATGATGCCGGACACGGATTTCTTCGCCGAACTGGAAAGAGCGATCAAGGAATCCTGGCCGCGGCCGAAGATGATGCTGCTGAACTTTCCCAGCAATCCGACCACGCAGTGCGTCGAGCTGGAATTCTTCGAACGCATGGTCGCCATGGCGCGTGAATACGATCTGTGGATCGTGCAGGATCTGGCCTATGCCGATCTGACGTTCGACGGTTACGAAGCGCCGTCGATCCTGCAGGTGCCGGGGGCGAAGGACGTCGCCGTGGAATGCTTCACGCTGTCCAAGAGTTACAACATGCCGGGCTGGCGTGTAGGCTTCATGTGCGGCAATCAGGAACTCATCGCCGCGCTCGCGCGCATGAAGTCGTACCTGGACTACGGCATGTTCACGCCGGTGCAGGTGGCGGCCATCGCGGCACTCAACGGGCCGCAGGATTGTGTTACCGAGATCCGGGATCTGTACGAAAAGCGCCGCAATATCCTCTGCGACGGGCTCAACGAGATCGGCTGGCCGGTCGAGCGCCCCAAGGCGACCATGTTCGTCTGGGCGCGCATTCCGGAGGCGTACCAGCACATGGGGTCGCTGGATTTCACCAAGAAGCTGCTGGCCGAGGCCCATGTGGCGGTGTCCCCGGGGGTCGGTTTCGGTGAATACGGCGACACGCACGTGCGTTTCGGCCTGATCGAGAACGACCAGCGCACGCGACAGGCGCTGCGCAATATCAAGCGCATGTTCCGGCGCGACGGCGTCGAATCTGCGTAA